Proteins from a genomic interval of Synechococcus sp. A15-28:
- a CDS encoding GlcNAc-transferase family protein, whose translation MTGTIFVQIAAYRDPDLPATLHNLLEQAAHPERLRFGICLQLAENDPKAWSASAFPDHSHQQVKLVAATDSRGACWARRQAQTLYDGEDYILQIDSHMRAVKHWDDLLLRTWTDCNDSRAVLSVYPNGFKQPCQLQTNTLPVMAAKAFDNYGILKFQGISRYKMPDQQPPKPLKNAFVAGGFLFGPGSIVQDVPYDPDLYFYGEEISMSARLWTHGYNIFCPNRLLLFHLYKSASADGDTSATHWSDHQDWFQLNRRSLVRVHTLLGSLSTSQVQLNPVPDDIEGLDNFGLGRARRLEDYEELTGISFKDQTISQDASAGRFPAS comes from the coding sequence GTGACAGGAACAATCTTCGTTCAGATTGCTGCTTATCGGGACCCGGATCTCCCGGCAACGCTTCACAATCTTCTCGAGCAAGCCGCCCATCCTGAGCGACTGAGATTCGGCATCTGTTTGCAACTGGCAGAGAACGATCCGAAGGCCTGGAGTGCATCAGCGTTCCCAGATCACAGCCATCAACAGGTCAAGCTCGTCGCCGCAACAGACAGTCGTGGCGCCTGCTGGGCCCGACGTCAGGCCCAGACTCTCTATGACGGTGAAGACTACATACTGCAGATCGACAGCCACATGCGGGCTGTCAAGCACTGGGATGACTTGTTGTTGCGAACGTGGACCGATTGCAATGATTCGCGAGCTGTGCTGAGCGTTTATCCCAATGGTTTCAAGCAACCATGCCAGCTGCAGACGAACACGCTGCCAGTCATGGCGGCGAAGGCCTTTGACAACTACGGCATCCTCAAATTCCAGGGCATCAGCCGTTACAAAATGCCGGATCAGCAACCCCCCAAACCACTGAAGAATGCTTTTGTGGCCGGTGGCTTTCTGTTCGGACCCGGATCCATTGTCCAGGACGTCCCATACGACCCTGACCTGTATTTCTATGGAGAAGAGATATCAATGTCAGCCCGTTTGTGGACCCACGGTTACAACATTTTCTGCCCTAATCGATTACTGCTTTTTCATCTTTATAAAAGCGCAAGTGCCGATGGTGACACGTCTGCAACGCATTGGAGCGACCATCAAGACTGGTTTCAGCTGAACAGGCGTTCGCTTGTGAGGGTTCATACATTATTGGGAAGTTTGTCGACCTCCCAAGTCCAACTTAATCCCGTCCCGGATGATATCGAGGGACTGGATAATTTCGGATTGGGACGTGCCCGAAGGCTCGAAGACTACGAAGAGTTGACAGGTATTTCGTTCAAAGACCAAACAATCAGCCAGGACGCATCAGCTGGCCGGTTTCCTGCCAGCTGA
- a CDS encoding adenine phosphoribosyltransferase gives MAAMMPGVEPFRQQSLDLQTTIRSIPDFPKPGILFRDISPMLRNPAAMNEVMRRLGQVCDAVQPDLIVGIESRGFIVGTPLALQRSLGFVPVRKPGKLPGAVIGVDYALEYGSDRLEIQSDALSGKPRVLVVDDLLATGGTAAATGTLVRDAGGQLVGFAFVIELEALGGRSALPDDVPVESLIRYP, from the coding sequence ATGGCTGCGATGATGCCAGGGGTTGAGCCCTTTCGTCAGCAGTCCTTGGATTTACAGACCACCATCCGGTCGATTCCGGACTTCCCCAAGCCGGGAATCCTGTTTCGGGACATCAGCCCCATGCTGCGAAATCCCGCCGCGATGAATGAGGTGATGCGGCGTCTTGGCCAGGTCTGCGATGCGGTGCAGCCGGATCTCATTGTGGGCATTGAATCCAGAGGCTTCATCGTTGGCACGCCGCTGGCTCTGCAGCGTTCCCTCGGATTTGTTCCCGTACGCAAACCAGGAAAACTTCCCGGAGCTGTGATCGGGGTGGATTACGCCCTGGAATACGGAAGCGATCGACTGGAAATTCAGAGCGATGCCCTCAGCGGCAAGCCGCGGGTGCTGGTTGTGGACGACCTCCTCGCCACCGGTGGAACGGCAGCAGCGACTGGGACGTTGGTCCGCGATGCGGGCGGACAGCTGGTGGGGTTTGCCTTCGTCATCGAATTGGAGGCTCTTGGAGGGCGTTCTGCCCTTCCCGATGACGTCCCCGTGGAATCGTTAATCCGTTATCCCTGA
- a CDS encoding magnesium chelatase subunit H: MFTQVRSADRRVAPVEGQNHKSVMKAVYVVLEPQYQNALTQAATALNVSGGDLGIELSGYLIEELRDEENYAGFCADVAQADVFVASLIFIEDLAQKVVDAVAPHRDRLKAAVVFPSMPEVMRLNKLGSFSMAQLGQSKSAIAGFMKKRKEAGGAGFQDAMLKLLNTLPTVLKYLPVEKAQDARSFMLSFQYWLGGTPENLRNFLLMLADKYVFPPAEGEERPAMNVAEPEVFPDLGIWHPLAPTMFEDLKEYLNWTSSRTDLSEKARKGPVIGLVLQRSHIVTGDDAHYVATVQELEFRGARVIPIFCGGLDFSKPVNAFFYDPLNPEQPLVDGIVSLTGFALVGGPARQDHPKAIESLKKLNRPYMVALPLVFQTTQEWEDSDLGLHPVQVALQIAIPELDGAIEPIVLSGRDDATGKAHTLQDRVDAIAERAIRWSSLRIKPRTDKKLAITVFSFPPDKGNVGTAAYLDVFGSIHRVMQEMKAKGYDVQGLPSTPRALLEAVINDADAMQGAPELSIAHRMSVEEYERLTPYSERLEENWGKPPGNLNSDGQNLLVFGRHFGNVFVGVQPTFGYEGDPMRLLYSRSASPHHGFAAYYTYLEKIWGADAVLHFGTHGSLEFMPGKQMGMSETCYPDSLIGSLPNLYYYAANNPSEATIAKRRGYASTISYLTPPAENAGLYKGLKELGELVGSYQQLREGGRGVQIVNTIIETARQCNLDKDVDLPEEDASTLELDGRDALVGAVYRQLMEIESRLLPCGLHTIGKPPTAEEAVATLVNIAALEREEDGLRSLPGLLAEAMGRSIEEIYKGNDEGVLADVELNRTITETSRAAIGAMVQSLTGLDGRVNMRNSFGWFYDLLAKFVLKLPSPWLRACCGAGFVQIDATELDKLFAYLRFCLEQICADMEMESLLKALDGEYILPGPGGDPIRNPGVLPSGKNIHALDPQAIPTRAAVAAAKSVVDKLIERQREEQGTWPETIACVLWGTDNIKTYGESLAQILWFVGVKPMPDSVGRVNKLELIPLKELGRPRIDVVVNCSGVFRDLFINQMALIDQAVKMAAEADEPLEQNFVRKHALEQAEKEGTSLRDAACRVFSNASGSYSSNVNLAVENSTWEEEGELQEMYLSRKTFAFNADNPGEMNQKREVFENVMKTADVTFQNLDSAEISLTDVSHYFDSDPTKLIAGLRDDGKAPTSYIADTTTANAQVRSLSETIRLDSRTKLLNPKWYEGMLDSGYEGVREVSKRLNFTLGWSATSGAVDNFVYEEANETFINDPEMRKRLLELNPNSFRQIVGTLLEVHGRGYWETSDENIEQLQELYQEVEDRIEGVVTD, translated from the coding sequence ATGTTCACACAGGTCCGCTCCGCCGATCGCCGCGTTGCTCCTGTGGAGGGTCAGAACCACAAATCCGTGATGAAGGCGGTGTATGTGGTGCTGGAGCCCCAGTACCAGAACGCCCTCACCCAGGCGGCCACGGCTCTGAATGTCTCAGGCGGTGATCTGGGGATTGAACTGAGCGGTTATCTGATCGAAGAACTGCGAGATGAGGAGAATTACGCCGGATTCTGTGCCGACGTGGCCCAGGCCGACGTGTTCGTTGCATCGTTGATTTTCATCGAAGATCTGGCACAGAAAGTGGTGGATGCGGTGGCCCCCCATCGCGACCGCCTCAAGGCTGCAGTGGTGTTCCCCTCCATGCCGGAGGTGATGCGTCTGAACAAGCTCGGCAGTTTCTCCATGGCTCAGTTGGGCCAGAGCAAGAGTGCGATCGCCGGCTTCATGAAGAAGCGGAAGGAGGCTGGCGGCGCTGGCTTCCAGGACGCCATGTTGAAGCTGCTGAACACGCTTCCCACCGTCCTCAAGTACCTGCCCGTGGAGAAGGCGCAGGATGCGCGCAGCTTCATGCTGAGCTTCCAGTACTGGCTCGGAGGGACGCCGGAAAACCTCCGGAACTTCCTGCTGATGCTGGCTGACAAGTACGTCTTCCCTCCTGCGGAAGGTGAGGAACGTCCTGCGATGAACGTCGCCGAGCCCGAGGTCTTCCCTGATCTGGGGATCTGGCACCCCTTGGCTCCGACGATGTTCGAGGACCTCAAGGAGTACCTCAACTGGACCTCCAGCCGGACTGACCTTTCGGAGAAGGCCCGCAAGGGACCCGTGATCGGTCTGGTGCTGCAGCGCAGCCACATCGTCACCGGTGATGACGCGCACTACGTGGCCACGGTGCAGGAGCTGGAGTTCCGCGGTGCCCGTGTGATTCCCATCTTCTGCGGCGGCCTGGACTTCTCCAAGCCAGTGAATGCCTTCTTCTACGACCCGCTCAATCCCGAGCAGCCCCTGGTGGACGGCATCGTGTCGCTGACGGGCTTCGCTCTGGTGGGAGGTCCGGCACGTCAGGACCACCCCAAGGCGATCGAGTCCCTGAAGAAGCTCAACCGCCCCTACATGGTGGCCTTGCCTCTCGTCTTCCAGACCACCCAGGAATGGGAGGACAGCGACCTGGGCCTCCATCCGGTTCAAGTTGCTCTGCAGATCGCCATTCCCGAGCTCGATGGTGCGATCGAACCGATCGTGCTCTCCGGTCGTGATGACGCCACCGGCAAGGCGCACACACTGCAGGACCGCGTCGATGCCATTGCAGAGCGGGCCATCCGTTGGTCATCCCTGCGGATCAAGCCCCGCACCGATAAGAAGCTGGCGATCACCGTGTTCAGCTTCCCGCCGGATAAGGGCAACGTCGGAACGGCGGCCTACCTGGATGTCTTCGGCTCCATCCACCGGGTGATGCAGGAGATGAAGGCGAAGGGATACGACGTTCAGGGTCTGCCCTCCACGCCCAGGGCTTTGCTGGAAGCGGTCATCAACGACGCTGATGCGATGCAGGGAGCTCCCGAGCTTTCGATTGCCCATCGCATGAGCGTTGAGGAATACGAGCGCCTGACCCCTTACTCCGAGCGCTTGGAAGAGAACTGGGGCAAGCCCCCCGGCAATCTCAACAGCGATGGTCAGAACCTGCTGGTCTTCGGTCGTCACTTCGGCAACGTCTTTGTCGGCGTTCAGCCCACCTTCGGCTACGAAGGCGACCCGATGCGCCTGCTCTACTCTCGCAGCGCCAGTCCTCATCACGGGTTTGCGGCCTATTACACCTACCTGGAGAAAATCTGGGGAGCCGATGCCGTTCTCCACTTCGGAACCCATGGGTCGCTGGAGTTCATGCCTGGAAAGCAGATGGGCATGAGTGAAACCTGTTATCCGGATTCGTTGATCGGTTCCTTACCCAATCTCTATTACTACGCTGCTAATAACCCTTCGGAAGCCACCATCGCCAAGCGGCGTGGTTACGCCTCAACCATCAGCTATCTCACCCCACCTGCTGAAAATGCAGGTCTTTACAAGGGTCTGAAGGAACTTGGCGAACTGGTGGGTTCTTACCAGCAGCTGCGAGAGGGAGGACGTGGCGTTCAGATCGTCAACACGATCATCGAGACGGCACGTCAGTGCAACCTCGATAAGGACGTCGACCTTCCTGAGGAGGATGCTTCGACCCTCGAACTGGACGGACGTGATGCCCTGGTGGGTGCCGTCTATCGCCAGTTGATGGAGATCGAAAGTCGTCTCCTGCCCTGTGGCCTTCACACCATCGGCAAGCCCCCCACAGCCGAGGAAGCTGTTGCCACCCTGGTGAACATCGCTGCACTCGAGCGTGAGGAAGATGGCCTGCGCTCGCTGCCGGGTCTCTTGGCTGAAGCGATGGGTCGTTCCATCGAAGAGATCTACAAGGGCAATGACGAGGGTGTGCTCGCCGATGTCGAGCTCAATCGCACGATTACTGAGACGTCCAGGGCTGCCATTGGCGCCATGGTCCAGTCCCTCACCGGTCTTGATGGCCGCGTCAACATGCGTAACAGCTTCGGCTGGTTCTACGACCTGCTGGCGAAGTTCGTTCTCAAGCTTCCTTCCCCGTGGCTGCGCGCTTGCTGTGGAGCCGGTTTTGTTCAGATCGATGCCACGGAACTGGACAAGTTGTTCGCTTATCTGCGCTTCTGCCTTGAGCAGATCTGCGCGGACATGGAGATGGAGAGTCTGCTGAAGGCTCTGGATGGCGAATACATCCTTCCGGGACCTGGCGGTGACCCGATCCGTAACCCAGGGGTGCTGCCCAGCGGCAAGAACATCCACGCGCTCGATCCGCAGGCGATCCCCACGCGAGCTGCGGTTGCTGCCGCCAAGAGTGTTGTCGACAAGCTGATTGAGCGTCAGCGCGAGGAGCAGGGCACCTGGCCCGAGACCATCGCCTGTGTGCTCTGGGGTACGGACAACATCAAGACCTACGGCGAATCCCTGGCTCAGATTCTCTGGTTCGTTGGTGTCAAGCCAATGCCGGATTCCGTGGGTCGTGTCAACAAGCTTGAGCTGATTCCTCTAAAAGAACTAGGGCGCCCCCGGATCGATGTGGTCGTGAACTGCTCCGGTGTGTTCCGCGACCTGTTCATCAACCAGATGGCGCTGATCGATCAGGCCGTGAAGATGGCTGCCGAAGCGGATGAGCCCCTTGAGCAGAATTTCGTTCGTAAGCACGCCCTTGAGCAGGCGGAGAAAGAAGGAACCAGCCTGCGTGATGCGGCCTGCCGAGTGTTCTCCAACGCCAGCGGAAGCTACAGCTCCAACGTGAACCTGGCGGTGGAAAACAGCACCTGGGAAGAAGAAGGCGAGCTGCAGGAGATGTACCTCTCTCGCAAAACCTTCGCGTTCAATGCTGACAACCCCGGTGAGATGAACCAGAAGCGTGAGGTGTTCGAAAATGTGATGAAGACGGCGGATGTCACCTTCCAGAACCTGGATTCGGCTGAAATCTCGTTAACGGATGTGAGCCACTACTTCGATTCCGACCCCACCAAGCTGATCGCGGGTCTCCGTGATGACGGCAAAGCCCCCACCAGCTATATCGCCGATACCACGACGGCGAATGCCCAGGTGCGTTCGCTGAGTGAGACCATTCGCCTTGATTCACGCACCAAGCTGTTGAATCCCAAGTGGTACGAGGGCATGCTCGATTCCGGCTATGAGGGTGTGCGTGAGGTGTCCAAACGGCTCAACTTCACCCTCGGATGGAGTGCCACCAGTGGCGCTGTCGACAACTTTGTCTACGAAGAGGCCAACGAAACCTTCATCAATGATCCCGAGATGCGCAAGCGTCTGCTGGAACTGAATCCCAACAGCTTCCGTCAGATTGTGGGAACACTTCTCGAGGTTCATGGTCGTGGTTACTGGGAAACCTCCGATGAGAACATCGAACAGCTCCAGGAGTTGTACCAGGAAGTGGAGGATCGGATTGAAGGAGTCGTGACTGATTGA
- a CDS encoding DUF4335 domain-containing protein codes for MLKTVHRYEQTAARLVVEGYPDLSAGQDGDTIGILSAWKLQLVGAPELEGTRDHLEAMMAAVMPYARHQLSGVGGRFGAEQSFVGIEAVNGKHQLQLRSSREGVQPLQLLLDDADLADLVRCLDRLRLDEKVKLQWTFPEDQPLARRELVERIPLQRRLGPAALGGLVLSLSAALALFLPLPPRPGTTNSVDVNETGSRIVNDTK; via the coding sequence ATGCTCAAAACCGTTCACCGTTACGAACAGACAGCAGCTCGCCTCGTGGTGGAGGGGTATCCGGATCTATCCGCTGGACAGGACGGTGACACCATCGGCATCCTCTCGGCCTGGAAGCTTCAACTGGTGGGTGCGCCGGAGCTCGAGGGCACCCGCGACCACCTTGAAGCAATGATGGCTGCGGTGATGCCCTATGCCCGACACCAGCTCTCCGGCGTGGGTGGTCGATTCGGCGCCGAACAGAGCTTTGTCGGCATTGAGGCTGTGAACGGCAAACACCAGCTTCAGCTGCGCAGCAGTCGCGAGGGGGTCCAGCCCCTGCAACTTCTCCTGGATGATGCGGATCTAGCTGATCTGGTGCGCTGTCTTGATCGACTACGACTCGATGAAAAGGTCAAACTGCAATGGACCTTTCCAGAAGATCAACCGCTGGCACGCCGCGAGCTGGTGGAGCGGATCCCTCTTCAACGTCGATTGGGGCCGGCTGCCCTTGGGGGCCTGGTGCTGAGCCTGTCCGCCGCCCTCGCCCTGTTCCTGCCGCTGCCGCCACGGCCAGGAACAACCAACAGCGTTGACGTGAATGAAACAGGGTCCAGAATCGTCAACGATACGAAGTGA
- a CDS encoding DUF3038 domain-containing protein, whose product MTEAPTQSGVRLSRRGVERLDLLLLTAEALDLNGGEAMLWTSYQLGLQAQFPNRVELWKRRCHNPLRRITRRDQLDPADAESLIALVCAMAERLYPMLHQLLSSREPEQLTRQRWELLRERLGDLIEERMNLRRGAVMRLLDPASNAPTHHRLVSTLALVAGHGGVDRLRAFLLDPTP is encoded by the coding sequence ATGACCGAAGCTCCAACCCAGAGTGGTGTGCGCCTCAGCCGACGGGGCGTTGAACGACTCGATCTTCTGCTCCTCACCGCCGAGGCCCTCGACCTGAATGGGGGTGAGGCAATGCTGTGGACCAGTTATCAGCTGGGGCTTCAAGCGCAATTCCCCAATCGCGTCGAGCTTTGGAAGCGTCGTTGCCATAACCCCCTTCGGCGCATCACCCGCCGTGATCAGCTTGATCCCGCTGATGCGGAATCACTGATCGCCCTGGTCTGCGCCATGGCCGAAAGGCTCTATCCGATGCTGCATCAGCTTCTGTCGTCACGGGAGCCTGAGCAGTTGACCCGACAACGATGGGAGCTCCTGCGGGAACGACTCGGTGATCTGATCGAGGAGCGCATGAATCTCCGACGCGGTGCCGTCATGCGTCTGCTCGATCCAGCGAGCAATGCACCAACCCATCATCGTCTGGTCAGCACCCTGGCCCTGGTGGCCGGACATGGCGGCGTCGACCGGCTTCGGGCCTTCCTGTTGGATCCCACCCCCTGA
- the folP gene encoding dihydropteroate synthase, which produces MGVINITPDSFSDGGRFTEVEAAVREAKRQLQQGADVLDLGAQSTRPGAKEVGAEEECRRLLPVLGAIRQHRPEVLISVDTFLAPVAEAALEAGASWINDVSGGRRDPDLLRVVADAACPVVLMHSRGTSQTMDDLTVYDDLIQDVKAGLWERTNAAISAGVKEAQIIWDPGLGFAKTHEQNLSLLRDLEQLTSEAMPLLVGPSRKRFIGAVLDEPRPKARLWGTAAVACRCAQAGAALVRVHDVGPIAQTLRMASVLW; this is translated from the coding sequence ATGGGGGTGATCAACATCACACCGGACTCCTTCAGTGATGGCGGTCGTTTCACCGAGGTTGAAGCGGCAGTTCGGGAAGCAAAGCGGCAATTGCAGCAGGGGGCTGATGTGCTGGACCTCGGGGCCCAGAGCACACGGCCCGGTGCCAAGGAGGTGGGCGCTGAAGAGGAATGCCGACGCTTGCTTCCGGTCCTTGGCGCCATCCGACAACACCGGCCGGAGGTGTTGATCTCGGTGGACACGTTCCTGGCGCCTGTGGCCGAGGCAGCACTGGAGGCAGGCGCCAGCTGGATCAACGATGTGAGCGGCGGGCGACGTGATCCCGATCTGCTGCGGGTGGTCGCCGATGCCGCATGCCCCGTTGTGCTGATGCACAGCCGCGGAACAAGTCAAACAATGGACGACCTGACCGTCTACGACGATCTGATTCAGGACGTGAAGGCTGGACTCTGGGAACGAACGAATGCCGCCATCAGCGCTGGGGTCAAGGAGGCTCAGATCATCTGGGATCCGGGCCTCGGCTTCGCTAAAACGCACGAGCAGAATCTGAGCCTGCTGAGGGATCTCGAGCAGCTCACCTCTGAAGCTATGCCGCTGCTTGTCGGACCATCACGAAAACGGTTCATCGGCGCCGTCCTGGATGAACCCCGACCCAAGGCGCGCCTGTGGGGAACAGCAGCGGTGGCCTGTCGTTGCGCCCAAGCGGGAGCTGCACTTGTGAGGGTTCACGACGTGGGACCAATCGCACAGACTTTGCGCATGGCGTCAGTCCTCTGGTGA
- the dapB gene encoding 4-hydroxy-tetrahydrodipicolinate reductase, whose protein sequence is MTTSIPVVVAGALGRMGAEVIKAVVGATDCTLVGAVDNTPGKEGCDVGLELGLGELEVAITADFEGCLCAVSQSARDAQAGAVLVDFTHPSVVYEHTRAAIAYGVHPVIGTTGLSPEQLSDLTQFSAKASIGGAVIPNFSVGMVLLQQAAAAAARFYDHAELTELHHNRKADAPSGTCIKTAELMEELGKSFNPSEVDEHESLEGSRGGRRESGLRLHSLRLPGLVAHQRVMFGAAGETYTLRHDTIDRSAYMPGVLLTVRKVRSLEALVYGLERLI, encoded by the coding sequence ATGACCACATCCATTCCCGTTGTGGTGGCTGGTGCCCTCGGCCGCATGGGCGCCGAAGTGATCAAGGCCGTGGTCGGTGCCACGGACTGCACCCTGGTTGGGGCCGTTGACAACACCCCGGGCAAAGAGGGATGTGATGTCGGACTCGAGCTGGGTCTGGGGGAGCTGGAGGTGGCGATCACGGCCGATTTCGAAGGCTGCCTCTGCGCGGTGAGCCAGTCGGCAAGGGATGCGCAAGCCGGCGCGGTGCTGGTGGATTTCACACATCCATCTGTTGTTTACGAGCACACCCGGGCGGCCATCGCCTACGGCGTGCATCCGGTGATCGGCACCACAGGCCTCTCCCCGGAACAGCTCAGTGATCTGACCCAGTTCTCTGCCAAGGCATCGATCGGCGGCGCCGTGATTCCGAACTTTTCCGTGGGCATGGTGCTGCTGCAGCAGGCAGCAGCTGCAGCAGCACGCTTTTACGACCATGCAGAGCTCACCGAACTGCATCACAACCGCAAAGCCGATGCACCCAGTGGCACCTGCATCAAAACCGCTGAACTGATGGAGGAACTCGGCAAGAGCTTCAATCCTTCTGAAGTGGATGAACATGAATCCCTGGAGGGATCCCGAGGCGGTCGTCGCGAGAGCGGGCTGCGGCTGCATTCCCTGCGGTTACCTGGCCTTGTGGCTCACCAGAGGGTGATGTTCGGTGCAGCGGGTGAGACTTACACCCTGCGCCACGACACAATTGATCGTTCCGCTTACATGCCGGGTGTGCTGCTCACGGTGCGCAAGGTGCGTTCACTCGAGGCCTTGGTTTACGGCCTTGAACGCCTGATCTGA
- a CDS encoding high light inducible protein, whose translation MAQTPSTEPQVIRGATVTTEDGGRLNAFASEPRMQVVEAEQGWGFHERAEKLNGRMAMLGFIALLATEIALGGEAFTHGLLGLG comes from the coding sequence ATGGCTCAGACCCCTTCCACCGAACCCCAGGTAATCCGCGGTGCCACTGTCACCACTGAAGATGGTGGTCGTCTGAACGCTTTCGCCTCCGAGCCCCGCATGCAGGTGGTGGAAGCCGAGCAGGGTTGGGGTTTCCACGAGCGTGCTGAAAAGCTCAACGGCCGCATGGCCATGCTGGGCTTCATCGCACTGCTGGCCACCGAAATCGCCCTGGGTGGAGAAGCCTTCACCCACGGTCTGCTGGGTCTGGGCTGA
- a CDS encoding DUF2949 domain-containing protein, with translation MVISSHPQPVASKQLQDFLLGRLGLSGNALNLGLRQAELEQAPLPIVLWSFGLLSLEQLQQVLDWQDNQG, from the coding sequence ATGGTGATCAGCAGTCATCCACAACCCGTCGCCTCGAAGCAACTTCAGGATTTTCTTCTGGGGCGGCTTGGGTTGAGCGGCAATGCCCTCAACCTTGGACTGAGACAAGCAGAACTTGAACAGGCACCCCTGCCCATCGTGCTCTGGAGCTTCGGTTTGCTCAGCCTTGAACAGCTTCAGCAGGTCCTCGACTGGCAGGACAATCAGGGATAA
- a CDS encoding FAD-dependent monooxygenase: MATFSSSVHILGAGPTGSLAAIALASKGYRVVLNDPQSREELLGRSRAYAITHSSRRLLRDLKVWDGLQESLIPFRSLDLRDSASGGRVMFDLDDLHPSNRRAEAIGWILDHRPLMELLLDRLQDHHSVEMVLGSAAPQPEPDALIVAADGPRSTTRSQWGIRCLQHRYRQGCLTSKVALRGVSPGMAYELFRPEGPLAILPLGDGIFQVVWSAPWSRCQRRADLSTPDFLDELATVLPGGIEPDLLLDSPRAFPQQWLLAKRLSRGRGVLLGEAGHRCHPVGGQGLNLCWRDVATLMNLAERGGTPQGLARRYGRRRWPDLLMVGLATDLLVRSFSNRQLWLLPIRRVGLEAMARIGWLRSISLRAMSDGPTQFFSSWPD, from the coding sequence ATGGCCACGTTCTCCAGTTCCGTCCACATCCTGGGAGCCGGTCCGACCGGTTCCCTTGCGGCGATTGCCCTGGCCTCGAAGGGTTATCGCGTTGTTCTCAACGATCCTCAATCACGTGAGGAGCTGCTGGGTCGCAGTCGTGCCTACGCAATCACTCATTCCAGTCGCCGCCTGTTGCGGGACCTGAAGGTCTGGGACGGCCTTCAAGAGAGCTTGATTCCCTTCCGTTCTCTCGATCTGCGCGATTCAGCGAGCGGCGGACGCGTGATGTTCGACCTGGACGACCTCCATCCTTCCAATCGTCGAGCTGAGGCCATTGGCTGGATCCTCGACCATCGCCCCTTGATGGAGCTTCTTCTGGATCGTCTTCAGGACCATCACAGCGTTGAGATGGTTCTTGGCTCTGCAGCTCCCCAGCCTGAACCGGATGCACTGATCGTGGCGGCTGATGGTCCCCGATCCACAACGAGGTCCCAGTGGGGGATTCGTTGCTTGCAGCACCGTTATCGCCAGGGATGTCTCACCTCAAAGGTCGCCCTCAGAGGTGTGTCGCCCGGCATGGCTTATGAATTATTTCGACCCGAGGGACCCCTGGCGATCCTGCCCCTTGGTGATGGCATCTTCCAGGTGGTTTGGAGCGCCCCCTGGAGCCGCTGCCAGCGTCGCGCTGATCTCTCCACGCCGGATTTTCTCGACGAGCTGGCCACCGTGCTTCCTGGGGGAATCGAACCGGATCTGCTGCTCGACAGTCCCCGAGCCTTTCCTCAGCAGTGGTTGCTGGCCAAACGTCTGAGCCGCGGTCGCGGGGTCCTGCTGGGCGAAGCAGGCCATCGCTGCCATCCGGTCGGCGGGCAGGGGCTGAACCTCTGCTGGCGCGATGTGGCGACACTCATGAACCTGGCTGAACGGGGTGGAACCCCTCAGGGGCTTGCCCGTCGCTACGGGCGCAGGCGCTGGCCAGATCTGTTGATGGTGGGTCTTGCCACCGATCTTTTGGTGAGGTCGTTCTCCAATCGACAACTCTGGCTGCTCCCCATCCGACGGGTGGGCCTTGAAGCCATGGCCAGGATCGGCTGGCTTCGCAGCATCAGCCTGCGTGCCATGAGCGACGGCCCCACCCAATTCTTCAGCTCGTGGCCAGACTGA
- the tpiA gene encoding triose-phosphate isomerase — protein MRRPVIAGNWKMHMTCAQARDYMAAFLPQLAETPQDREIVLAPPFTALSTMAAASENSVVELASQNVHWQDHGAFTAEISAEMLLEHGVAYTIVGHSEPRKYFSESDEQINHRARCSQAKGLIPIVCVGESDEQRERGEAERVIRRQIEQGLEGLDANKLVVAYEPIWAIGTGKTCEAAEANRICGLIRSWVGATDLIIQYGGSVKPTNIDELMGMSDIDGVLVGGASLQPDSFARIANYQAS, from the coding sequence GTGCGCAGACCGGTGATCGCTGGCAACTGGAAGATGCACATGACCTGTGCCCAGGCCAGGGATTACATGGCGGCCTTCCTTCCCCAACTGGCAGAGACCCCCCAGGACCGGGAGATCGTTCTGGCACCGCCCTTCACTGCGCTCTCCACCATGGCGGCGGCCTCTGAAAACTCGGTGGTGGAACTGGCCAGTCAGAACGTCCACTGGCAAGACCACGGCGCCTTCACAGCTGAGATTTCAGCCGAAATGCTGCTCGAGCATGGCGTTGCCTACACGATCGTTGGTCACAGCGAACCCAGGAAATATTTCAGCGAAAGCGATGAACAGATCAACCACCGGGCCCGCTGCTCCCAGGCCAAGGGGTTGATTCCCATCGTCTGCGTTGGCGAGAGTGATGAGCAGCGCGAACGGGGTGAAGCGGAGCGGGTGATCCGCCGACAGATCGAGCAGGGACTGGAAGGATTGGACGCCAACAAACTCGTGGTGGCCTACGAACCGATCTGGGCCATCGGCACCGGCAAAACCTGTGAAGCAGCTGAAGCCAACAGGATCTGTGGCCTGATTCGCAGCTGGGTGGGAGCCACGGATCTGATCATTCAGTACGGCGGATCGGTCAAACCCACCAATATCGATGAACTGATGGGGATGAGCGACATCGACGGCGTTTTGGTTGGTGGAGCATCCCTCCAGCCAGACAGTTTCGCCCGCATTGCCAATTACCAGGCCAGTTGA